The proteins below come from a single Gemmatimonadales bacterium genomic window:
- a CDS encoding ATP-binding protein — MVAMLLITRASAAHAKPSLRTELLFNLAFLAAGALVLAVASAILAPLFGKSDLGFLLLAGLIVADVIIFIAFGRYLVSRLVTGPMETLVDATQAVAAGELTRRAPGAATRELDRLADSVNRMTDRLLDAQGALVRAEKLASVGRLAAGIAHEVGNPLSAIGNYVEVLRRRGADPELIAAIERESGRIDGIVRSLLDYARPRGADRAAISLADVVAGAVDLLRAQGVLRPVHVDVSADPQAPPVWGDRVALEQVFVNLLLNAVDAAGEGGRITIVTGPTVLGDSGDAGRGSDPAGASPAEDRRGRRSGRHLSGVPDGSRATQVVVADNGPGVPDDQAERIFDPFFTTKAPGKGSGLGLAIVQRTVNDHGGRVDVARAREGGAAFTVILPAQS, encoded by the coding sequence ATGGTTGCGATGCTCCTGATCACGCGCGCGTCGGCCGCCCACGCCAAGCCGTCGCTTCGTACCGAGCTGCTCTTCAACCTGGCTTTTCTGGCTGCCGGGGCGCTCGTCCTGGCGGTCGCTTCGGCGATCTTGGCCCCGCTCTTCGGCAAGAGCGACCTCGGCTTCCTGCTGCTCGCCGGGCTGATCGTTGCCGACGTCATCATCTTCATCGCGTTCGGCCGCTACCTCGTGTCCCGGCTCGTCACTGGTCCCATGGAAACGCTGGTCGATGCGACGCAGGCCGTCGCCGCCGGGGAGCTCACGCGCCGAGCCCCGGGCGCCGCCACCCGCGAGCTCGACCGCCTCGCCGACAGCGTGAACCGCATGACCGACCGCCTCCTCGATGCGCAGGGCGCACTGGTCCGGGCCGAGAAACTGGCATCGGTGGGGCGCCTCGCCGCCGGCATCGCTCACGAGGTCGGCAACCCGCTTTCGGCCATCGGCAACTACGTCGAAGTGCTGAGGCGCCGCGGCGCCGACCCGGAGCTGATAGCAGCCATCGAGCGCGAAAGCGGTAGGATCGACGGCATCGTCCGCAGCCTGCTCGATTACGCCCGGCCGCGCGGCGCCGATCGCGCCGCGATAAGCCTGGCGGACGTCGTCGCCGGGGCGGTCGATCTCCTTCGAGCGCAGGGGGTCTTGAGGCCGGTGCACGTGGACGTGAGTGCCGATCCGCAAGCGCCGCCGGTGTGGGGCGACCGCGTGGCGCTCGAACAGGTGTTCGTGAACCTGTTGCTCAACGCGGTGGACGCCGCCGGCGAGGGCGGCCGGATCACGATCGTCACGGGCCCCACCGTTCTGGGCGACAGCGGCGACGCCGGACGCGGGTCCGATCCGGCGGGAGCCTCGCCCGCCGAAGACCGGCGCGGGCGCCGCTCCGGCCGGCACCTGTCGGGAGTCCCCGACGGCAGCCGCGCGACGCAGGTCGTCGTCGCGGACAACGGCCCGGGCGTGCCGGACGACCAGGCCGAGCGCATATTCGACCCGTTCTTCACGACCAAGGCCCCGGGAAAAGGCTCCGGACTCGGCCTGGCGATCGTGCAGCGCACCGTCAATGACCACGGCGGGCGCGTGGACGTGGCCCGTGCGCGCGAAGGGGGCGCCGCCTTCACCGTGATCCTGCCAGCGCAGTCGTGA
- a CDS encoding sigma-54 dependent transcriptional regulator, which yields MKLLIVDDEPGLRQSLRLILADEQYEVADASDGAAALARAAAEPFDLILCDIRMPAMDGLDFLRQYRAAGGTAPVIMMSAYGNEDAAIAAMKEGAYDYIAKPFRADEVVLVLRKAEEREKLRREVESLRSALGPGAASPHIVAESPAMKAALDIIAKVAPHRTTVLITGPSGTGKEVLARELHRLSPRVEQPFVAVNCAAIPEALLESELFGHVRGSFTGAVSDHRGLFEQASGGTLFLDEIGDLPTPLQAKLLRVLQDGEVRRVGDRSSRRVDARVVAATARDLETDVATGRFREDLFYRLNVVAVRLPPIAERPEDVPLLIRALLERHSARLRCPVPDIEPEAHRAMLDHAWPGNVRELENALERAMVLSRGGVIRRSDLPHSVRDSVALDSAAPALRGQGRIADDLSLKKHAGAAEGEAIRAALQRTDGNRRQAAALLGISVRTLFYKLKELGITER from the coding sequence GTGAAGCTGCTCATAGTGGATGACGAGCCGGGACTCCGGCAATCGCTCCGCCTCATCCTCGCGGACGAGCAGTACGAGGTCGCCGACGCCTCCGACGGTGCCGCCGCGCTGGCGCGGGCCGCCGCCGAGCCGTTCGACCTCATCCTCTGTGACATTCGCATGCCGGCCATGGACGGCCTCGACTTCCTGCGTCAGTACCGCGCGGCGGGCGGGACCGCGCCCGTGATCATGATGAGCGCCTACGGGAACGAGGACGCAGCCATCGCCGCGATGAAGGAGGGAGCATACGACTACATCGCCAAGCCGTTCCGCGCCGACGAGGTCGTGCTGGTGCTCCGCAAGGCCGAGGAGCGCGAGAAGCTGCGGCGCGAAGTGGAGTCGCTGCGCTCGGCGCTGGGCCCCGGCGCCGCCTCGCCACACATCGTAGCGGAGTCTCCCGCCATGAAGGCCGCGCTCGACATCATCGCGAAGGTGGCGCCGCACCGCACCACGGTGCTCATCACCGGGCCGAGCGGCACCGGCAAGGAAGTACTCGCCCGCGAGTTGCACCGGCTCTCGCCGCGCGTCGAGCAGCCCTTTGTCGCGGTCAACTGCGCGGCGATCCCGGAGGCGCTGCTCGAATCGGAACTGTTCGGCCACGTCCGCGGCTCCTTCACCGGCGCCGTGAGCGACCACCGCGGCCTGTTCGAGCAGGCCTCCGGCGGGACGCTCTTCCTCGACGAGATCGGCGACCTCCCCACACCGCTGCAGGCCAAGCTGCTGCGCGTGCTCCAGGACGGCGAGGTGCGCCGCGTCGGCGACCGCTCGTCGCGTCGCGTGGATGCGCGCGTCGTGGCTGCCACCGCCCGGGACCTGGAGACCGACGTCGCTACCGGACGCTTCCGCGAGGACCTCTTTTACCGCCTGAACGTCGTAGCCGTCCGCCTGCCGCCCATCGCCGAGCGTCCGGAGGACGTGCCCCTCCTGATTCGCGCGCTGCTCGAGCGCCACAGTGCGCGACTCCGCTGCCCGGTGCCGGACATCGAGCCGGAAGCGCACCGGGCGATGCTGGATCACGCCTGGCCCGGCAATGTGCGCGAGCTGGAGAACGCCCTGGAGCGCGCGATGGTCCTCTCCAGGGGCGGTGTGATCCGACGGTCCGACCTGCCGCACTCGGTGCGGGATTCCGTTGCGCTGGACTCTGCGGCGCCTGCGCTCCGCGGCCAGGGCCGCATCGCCGACGACCTCTCGCTGAAGAAGCACGCCGGCGCCGCGGAAGGAGAGGCCATCCGCGCGGCGCTCCAGCGCACCGATGGCAATCGCCGTCAGGCCGCAGCGCTGCTTGGTATCTCGGTGCGCACCCTCTTCTACAAGCTCAAGGAGCTCGGTATCACCGAGAGGTAG